The Priestia aryabhattai genome contains a region encoding:
- a CDS encoding NAD(P)/FAD-dependent oxidoreductase yields MKEDKQVYDITIIGGGPTGLFTAFYGGMRQASVKIIESLPQLGGQLSALYPEKYIYDVAGFPKVRAQELVNNLKEQMDQFKPAVALEQAVEKVEKQADGVFRLTTNSEVHYSKTIIITAGNGAFKPRKIELENAEQFEQANLHYFVDDMNKFKGRKVLVCGGGDSAVDWSLMLEPIAEKVTLTHRRDKFRAHEHSVENLLNSSVDIKTPYVPVEFIGDDRITQVVLENTKGEEKTVVDVDDVIVNFGFVSSLGPIKEWDLDLEKNAIVVNSKQETNIPGIYAAGDVCTYDGKVKLIVAGFGEGPTAVNNAKAYIDPKARLQPMHSTSMFS; encoded by the coding sequence ATGAAAGAAGATAAACAAGTATATGATATTACCATCATCGGAGGCGGCCCTACAGGCTTATTTACAGCATTTTATGGCGGTATGCGTCAAGCAAGCGTAAAAATTATCGAAAGCTTACCACAGCTTGGTGGACAGCTTTCTGCTTTATATCCTGAAAAATATATTTATGATGTAGCTGGTTTTCCAAAAGTACGCGCTCAAGAATTAGTCAATAACCTAAAAGAGCAAATGGATCAATTTAAACCTGCAGTTGCGCTAGAGCAAGCAGTAGAAAAGGTAGAAAAACAAGCGGACGGCGTATTTCGATTAACCACTAATTCTGAAGTCCACTATTCAAAAACAATTATTATTACAGCTGGAAACGGTGCATTCAAGCCCCGTAAAATTGAACTAGAAAATGCAGAACAGTTCGAGCAAGCGAACCTTCATTATTTTGTGGATGATATGAATAAATTCAAAGGCCGCAAAGTATTAGTATGCGGAGGCGGGGACTCTGCTGTAGACTGGTCTCTTATGTTAGAGCCTATTGCAGAAAAAGTAACGTTAACGCACCGCCGAGACAAATTCCGAGCTCATGAACATAGCGTAGAAAACTTACTTAATTCTTCAGTTGACATTAAAACACCATATGTACCGGTTGAATTTATTGGAGATGACCGCATCACACAAGTTGTTTTAGAAAATACAAAAGGTGAAGAAAAAACAGTCGTAGACGTAGATGATGTTATTGTAAACTTTGGATTTGTTTCTTCTCTAGGTCCGATTAAAGAATGGGACTTAGATTTAGAGAAAAATGCAATTGTTGTTAACTCAAAACAAGAAACAAATATTCCTGGCATTTATGCAGCAGGTGATGTCTGCACATATGATGGAAAAGTAAAACTCATCGTGGCAGGATTTGGCGAAGGTCCGACTGCCGTTAATAACGCTAAAGCATATATTGATCCAAAGGCTCGCTTACAGCCTATGCACAGTACGTCAATGTTCTCATAA